From Streptomyces chrestomyceticus JCM 4735, one genomic window encodes:
- a CDS encoding thiol-disulfide oxidoreductase DCC family protein: protein MSNRPVLVYDGDCGFCATCVRFVERRIRPRCTVSPWQFTDLKALGVTQERAEHEVLWITPAGTVYGGAQAVAKLLMSARGPWSVPGALLTLPPFRQAAHAVYRLVADNRHRMPGGTAACSLPAHLRP, encoded by the coding sequence ATGAGCAACCGACCCGTACTCGTCTACGACGGGGACTGCGGCTTCTGCGCCACCTGCGTACGCTTCGTCGAACGCCGCATCCGCCCCCGCTGCACCGTCTCGCCCTGGCAGTTCACCGACCTGAAGGCGCTCGGCGTCACCCAGGAGCGGGCCGAGCACGAGGTGTTGTGGATCACCCCGGCGGGGACCGTGTACGGCGGCGCGCAGGCGGTCGCCAAGCTGCTGATGAGCGCGCGCGGGCCATGGTCCGTCCCCGGCGCGCTGCTGACCCTGCCGCCGTTCCGCCAGGCCGCCCACGCCGTGTACCGCCTGGTCGCCGACAACCGCCACCGCATGCCCGGCGGCACCGCGGCCTGCTCGCTCCCCGCGCACCTCAGGCCCTGA
- a CDS encoding TIGR03619 family F420-dependent LLM class oxidoreductase, translated as MTPAADDGPSAERPGVDADVDSATGSGTHSDDGVRVLPEGKLAYGIQLPVQSQSTLYTEPWEAGAGPADLVEIARTADRHGFAYIACCEHIGIPRRLAAAMSTVWYDPVATLSYLAAATTRVRLLSHIALAALKHPLISAKQYATLDHLSGGRLILGVGAGHVPEEFDALGVDFARRGALLDEAVDALKAALGPEEFPSYQGKRFAFDGLGQRPRPVQTPRPPVWVGGSSPAALRRAAVRGDGWLPQGDRRDQLPAQLAKLRRLREEAGISTPAEAGAITEPLYVGEPAWDTGRSTLTGPPERLAESLREYQAMGVRQIQVRFRSRSRAELTDQMAAFATGVAPHLDR; from the coding sequence ATGACCCCAGCCGCCGACGACGGGCCGTCGGCCGAGCGCCCGGGGGTGGACGCGGACGTGGACAGCGCTACGGGAAGCGGCACACACAGCGACGACGGGGTGCGGGTGCTGCCCGAAGGGAAGCTGGCCTACGGCATCCAGCTCCCCGTGCAGTCCCAGAGCACCCTCTACACGGAGCCGTGGGAGGCCGGGGCGGGCCCCGCCGACCTCGTGGAGATCGCCCGCACCGCCGACCGCCACGGCTTCGCCTACATCGCCTGCTGCGAGCACATCGGCATCCCGCGCCGGCTGGCCGCCGCCATGAGCACGGTCTGGTACGACCCGGTCGCCACCCTCTCCTACCTGGCGGCGGCCACCACCCGCGTACGGCTGCTCAGCCACATCGCCTTGGCCGCCCTCAAGCACCCGCTGATCAGCGCCAAGCAGTACGCGACCCTGGACCACCTCTCGGGCGGGCGGCTGATCCTCGGGGTCGGCGCCGGGCACGTACCGGAGGAGTTCGACGCCCTCGGTGTGGACTTCGCCCGGCGCGGCGCCCTGCTGGACGAGGCCGTCGACGCGCTGAAGGCGGCGCTGGGCCCGGAGGAGTTCCCCTCGTATCAAGGGAAACGATTCGCCTTCGACGGGCTGGGGCAGCGCCCGCGCCCCGTACAGACGCCGCGCCCGCCGGTCTGGGTGGGCGGCTCGTCGCCCGCCGCCCTTCGCAGGGCGGCCGTACGCGGTGACGGCTGGCTGCCGCAGGGCGACCGCCGCGATCAGCTCCCGGCGCAGCTCGCGAAGCTGCGGCGGCTGCGGGAAGAAGCCGGGATCAGCACGCCCGCCGAGGCCGGCGCCATCACCGAGCCGCTGTACGTCGGCGAGCCCGCGTGGGACACCGGCCGGAGCACCCTCACCGGGCCGCCCGAGCGGCTGGCGGAGTCGCTGCGCGAGTACCAGGCGATGGGGGTGCGGCAGATCCAGGTCCGGTTCCGCAGCCGGAGCCGCGCCGAACTGACGGACCAGATGGCGGCGTTCGCCACCGGCGTGGCCCCGCACCTCGACCGCTGA
- a CDS encoding alpha/beta fold hydrolase, whose product MTTFVLVSGGYTGGWIWREVADHLRAAGHRARPVTLTGMGDRRHLSGPGTDLNTHIEDVAQVLDHEGAGEPHEAGETVLVAHCYGSYPVMAAADRDPDRIARLVFVDAGLPRDGRAVLDALPDPAVRERLRRRAQEHGDGWRLPPPAFEETDIWGSLDGISKDGLDRLARLAAPQPLATLTQPVRLTGATAGLPATGILCTRNVTSTAAVRALVASGDPAVAGLADPQIGFFDLDTGHWPMLSCPGELTDLLLRAAADEGERLGAPA is encoded by the coding sequence ATGACGACGTTCGTGCTGGTGTCGGGCGGGTACACCGGAGGATGGATCTGGCGGGAGGTGGCGGACCACCTGCGCGCGGCGGGACACCGGGCGCGACCGGTCACCCTTACCGGGATGGGGGACCGCCGCCACCTGTCAGGTCCGGGCACCGACCTGAACACCCACATCGAGGACGTGGCGCAGGTCCTGGACCACGAGGGCGCCGGGGAGCCGCACGAGGCGGGCGAGACCGTACTGGTCGCGCACTGCTACGGCAGCTACCCGGTCATGGCCGCCGCCGACCGCGACCCGGACCGCATCGCCCGCCTGGTGTTCGTGGACGCGGGCCTGCCCCGCGACGGCCGCGCCGTCCTCGACGCGCTGCCCGACCCGGCCGTACGGGAACGGCTGCGGCGCCGCGCCCAGGAGCACGGCGACGGCTGGCGGCTGCCGCCGCCCGCGTTCGAGGAGACGGACATCTGGGGCAGCCTGGACGGCATCTCCAAGGACGGCCTGGACCGGCTGGCCCGCCTCGCCGCACCGCAGCCGCTGGCCACCCTCACCCAGCCGGTCCGGCTGACCGGCGCCACGGCCGGCCTGCCCGCCACCGGCATCCTCTGCACGCGCAACGTCACCAGTACGGCGGCCGTCCGCGCCCTGGTGGCCTCCGGCGACCCCGCCGTCGCGGGCCTCGCCGACCCCCAGATCGGCTTCTTCGACCTCGACACCGGGCACTGGCCCATGCTGTCCTGCCCCGGCGAGCTGACCGACCTGCTGCTGCGGGCGGCGGCGGACGAGGGGGAGCGGCTCGGGGCGCCCGCCTGA
- a CDS encoding amidohydrolase family protein encodes MESFPKIISVDDHTVEPPHVWRDRLPSKYHDIGPRIVRAPLKEMTFVGGRFAPKMGRPGDDGPLADWWVYEDLHRPLTRLDTAVGCARDDIRLEGITYEQMRPGSFSVPERLADMDVNHVQSALCFPTFPRFCGQTFTEAKDRELGLLGVRAYNDWMVEEWCGPAARGRLIPLGLVPLWDAELAAQEVRRNAERGVRAVCFSEIPPHLGLPSIHTGDWDPFLRACEETGTVIAMHIGSSSRMPSTSADAPPAVGSTITFANCCFSMVDWLMSGAFDRFPGLKIMYAEGQIGWIPYILERADVVWEENRGWGGVADKVLRPPSELFAGHVYGCFFDDAFGLRNLDAIGVGNVLYETDYPHSDSTWPRSREVGEAQMGHLPPETVERIVRGNAIELLGLTPEGLWAGAGAGV; translated from the coding sequence ATGGAGAGTTTTCCGAAGATAATCTCGGTGGACGACCACACGGTGGAGCCGCCGCACGTCTGGCGGGACCGCCTCCCCTCGAAATATCACGACATAGGCCCCCGAATCGTCCGGGCGCCCCTGAAGGAAATGACCTTCGTGGGCGGCAGGTTCGCGCCGAAGATGGGCCGGCCGGGGGACGACGGGCCGCTCGCCGACTGGTGGGTCTACGAGGACCTGCACCGCCCGCTGACCCGCCTGGACACCGCCGTCGGCTGCGCCCGCGACGACATCAGGCTCGAAGGCATCACCTACGAGCAGATGCGCCCCGGCTCCTTCAGCGTCCCGGAGCGGCTGGCCGACATGGACGTCAATCACGTGCAGTCGGCCCTGTGTTTCCCCACGTTCCCGCGTTTTTGCGGTCAGACCTTCACCGAGGCCAAGGACCGCGAACTGGGGCTGCTGGGGGTGCGCGCGTACAACGACTGGATGGTGGAGGAGTGGTGCGGCCCGGCCGCGCGCGGACGCCTCATACCGCTCGGCCTCGTCCCGTTGTGGGACGCGGAACTGGCCGCGCAGGAGGTGCGCCGGAACGCGGAGCGGGGCGTACGGGCGGTCTGCTTCAGCGAAATCCCGCCACATCTGGGCCTGCCCAGTATTCACACCGGCGACTGGGACCCCTTCCTGCGCGCCTGCGAGGAGACCGGGACCGTCATCGCCATGCACATCGGCTCCTCCAGCAGGATGCCGTCCACCTCCGCCGACGCGCCGCCCGCCGTCGGCTCCACGATCACCTTCGCCAACTGCTGCTTCTCGATGGTCGACTGGCTGATGAGCGGAGCGTTCGACCGCTTCCCCGGCCTGAAGATCATGTACGCGGAGGGGCAGATCGGGTGGATCCCGTACATCCTGGAACGCGCCGACGTGGTCTGGGAGGAGAACCGCGGCTGGGGCGGCGTCGCCGACAAGGTCCTGCGGCCGCCCTCCGAACTCTTCGCCGGGCACGTGTACGGCTGCTTCTTCGACGACGCCTTCGGCCTGCGCAACCTGGACGCGATCGGCGTCGGCAACGTCCTCTACGAGACCGACTACCCGCACTCGGACTCCACCTGGCCGCGCTCCAGGGAGGTCGGCGAGGCCCAGATGGGGCACCTCCCGCCCGAGACGGTCGAACGGATCGTCCGCGGCAACGCCATCGAGCTGCTGGGGCTGACGCCGGAGGGGCTGTGGGCAGGGGCGGGTGCGGGGGTGTAG
- a CDS encoding SDR family NAD(P)-dependent oxidoreductase codes for MGKLDGRVVIITGAARGQGEQEARLFVAEGARVVLGDVLDGPGEALAAELGDGRARYVHLDVRREVDWEAAVRAAGETFGTVDGLVNNAGILRFNELAATPLAEFQEVVQVNQVGTFLGMRAVIPELTAAGGGTVVNTASYAALSGMAYLTAYAASKAAVVGMTRVAAMELAGRGIRVNAMCPGAVDTPMTRPERGPAEAAGVPDASTASAPDLDAFYAKTVPLGRIGRPEEVARLALFLSCADSSYITGQPFVIDGGRLSGISLY; via the coding sequence ATGGGGAAGCTGGACGGCCGGGTCGTCATCATCACCGGCGCCGCACGCGGCCAGGGCGAGCAGGAGGCGCGGCTCTTCGTCGCGGAGGGCGCCCGTGTCGTGCTGGGCGACGTACTGGACGGCCCGGGGGAGGCGCTGGCGGCGGAACTGGGGGACGGCCGCGCCCGGTACGTCCACCTGGACGTGCGCCGGGAAGTGGACTGGGAAGCCGCGGTCCGGGCCGCCGGGGAAACGTTCGGCACGGTCGACGGGCTGGTCAACAACGCCGGCATCCTGCGCTTCAACGAGCTGGCCGCCACCCCGCTCGCCGAGTTCCAGGAGGTGGTGCAGGTCAACCAGGTCGGCACGTTCCTCGGGATGCGGGCGGTGATCCCGGAGCTGACGGCGGCCGGCGGCGGCACCGTCGTGAACACCGCCTCGTACGCCGCGCTGTCCGGCATGGCGTACCTGACCGCGTACGCGGCGTCCAAGGCCGCGGTGGTCGGCATGACGCGGGTGGCGGCGATGGAGCTGGCGGGCCGGGGCATCCGGGTGAACGCGATGTGCCCGGGGGCCGTCGACACCCCGATGACCCGGCCGGAGCGGGGTCCGGCGGAAGCTGCCGGTGTCCCCGATGCCTCCACAGCCTCCGCCCCGGACCTGGACGCGTTCTACGCGAAGACCGTCCCCCTCGGGCGGATCGGCCGGCCGGAGGAGGTGGCCCGGCTGGCGCTGTTCCTGTCGTGCGCGGACTCCTCGTACATCACGGGGCAGCCGTTCGTCATCGACGGCGGCCGGCTGTCCGGCATCAGCCTGTACTGA
- a CDS encoding pyridoxamine 5'-phosphate oxidase family protein: protein MPLSTEEREAFLAEPHIGALSVASGAADRAPLTVPIWYGYEPGGDLWITTERDSRKYRLIAAAGRFSLMVDRVEPTVRYVSVEGEVVSAEPSTDEELHAIAERYLAPEAAAAYFEKVLPTFGPSVTVRLRPRRWLSADMGALV, encoded by the coding sequence ATGCCGTTGAGTACGGAAGAGCGCGAGGCTTTCCTGGCCGAGCCGCACATCGGCGCCCTGTCGGTGGCGTCGGGCGCGGCGGACCGCGCCCCGCTGACCGTGCCGATCTGGTACGGCTACGAGCCGGGCGGCGATCTGTGGATCACCACCGAGCGGGACTCGCGCAAGTACCGGCTGATCGCGGCGGCGGGCCGGTTCTCCCTGATGGTGGACCGGGTCGAGCCGACGGTCCGCTATGTGTCGGTCGAGGGCGAGGTCGTCTCGGCCGAGCCGTCGACGGACGAGGAGCTGCACGCGATCGCCGAGCGCTACCTCGCTCCGGAGGCCGCGGCGGCGTACTTCGAGAAGGTGCTGCCCACGTTCGGCCCGTCGGTGACCGTCCGGCTGCGGCCGCGGCGGTGGCTGTCGGCGGACATGGGGGCGCTCGTCTAG
- a CDS encoding AfsR/SARP family transcriptional regulator: MDDGPGQGQERLRFTVLGPVRAWRGATPLAAGSPQQRALLAALLLRGGRTATASELVDALWGEEPPHAALAALRTYASRIRKALGPDADTLVSESGGYALRPVGNQPLDLDMDHAEQYAADAEKARATGDRCRARDLLDSALALWDGEPLANLAGPYAENQRTRLEEWRLSLMETRLELDLELGCHGDAVSELTALTAAHPLRERLRELLMLALYRSGRQAEALAVYADTRRLLADELGVDPCASLSELQQRILRADTELDAPAVPHDGQVPGEPAFVRPQQLPATVADFTGRAAFVTELSEQLATAEGRVMAVSALTGIGGVGKTTLAVHVAHAAHVHFPDGQLYVDLQGVGHSPSDPEAVLGAFLRALGTPGAAIPDGIEERAALYRSALAGRRLLVLLDNARDAAQVRPLLPGTDGCAALITSRVRMIDLAGAHLVDLDVMSPEEAFTLFALIVGEERVNAEREASMDVVGACGFLPLAIRIAASRLAARRTWTVSILARKLADERRRLDELRAGDLAVNSTFELGYKQLEPRQARAFRLLGLADGPDISLAAAAALLDMDTDDAEDLLESLVDTSLLESAAPGRYRFHDLVHLYARSCAERDEQPAEERDAALARLLDFYLATAAHMYALERPGDRLADYTETPHYPGLTFADRTEALSWLFNETRCLIACALQNTGEKVLRRAVDLLLLTRDMAESGANNRQYEQANLALLAAARRAGDQHAEGRAHWSLAPIYIQSGRLTEADEHAKLATLLGLAAEDPFSASNGPNDRGIIASIQRRFDAAEGYLNQALLAFRENNNKQSEASALCNLSRLHLDTGRTESAIQLAEQGITALREVGATRRLGNGMYALGIALTLAGRLDEAAQQLTEALVIFRDSRQRFWEGMTYLRLAEVDLAAHRPANAANYAEQALSALRGLGGGRWRADALTTLGHALNQIGHTGRAKVCWQEVVTIHEQMGLPVDGEIHHLAAPVALV; this comes from the coding sequence ATGGACGACGGTCCGGGGCAGGGCCAGGAGCGGCTCCGCTTCACCGTGCTCGGTCCCGTACGGGCCTGGCGCGGCGCGACGCCACTGGCGGCCGGCTCCCCGCAGCAGCGTGCGCTGCTGGCCGCCCTTCTCCTGCGGGGCGGACGCACCGCCACCGCGTCCGAACTCGTCGACGCCCTCTGGGGCGAGGAACCGCCGCACGCCGCCCTCGCGGCGCTGCGCACGTACGCCTCCCGCATCCGCAAAGCCCTCGGGCCGGACGCGGACACGCTGGTCAGCGAGTCCGGCGGCTATGCGCTGCGACCGGTCGGCAACCAGCCGCTCGACCTCGACATGGACCACGCCGAGCAGTACGCGGCCGACGCCGAGAAGGCCCGCGCCACCGGCGACCGCTGCCGCGCCCGGGACCTCCTGGACTCCGCGCTGGCCCTGTGGGACGGCGAGCCGCTGGCCAACCTCGCCGGGCCCTACGCGGAGAACCAGCGCACCCGCCTGGAGGAGTGGCGCCTGTCCCTCATGGAGACGCGCCTGGAGCTCGACCTGGAGCTGGGATGCCACGGCGACGCCGTCTCGGAGCTGACCGCGCTGACCGCGGCGCACCCCTTGCGCGAGCGGCTGCGAGAACTCCTCATGCTGGCGCTGTACCGCAGCGGCCGGCAGGCCGAGGCACTCGCCGTATACGCCGACACCCGGCGTCTGCTCGCCGATGAGCTGGGGGTGGACCCCTGCGCGTCGCTCTCCGAACTCCAGCAGCGCATCCTGCGCGCGGACACCGAGCTGGACGCGCCCGCCGTGCCGCACGACGGCCAGGTGCCCGGCGAGCCGGCCTTCGTCCGACCGCAGCAACTTCCGGCCACGGTCGCCGACTTCACCGGCCGGGCCGCCTTCGTCACGGAGCTGAGCGAGCAGCTCGCCACCGCCGAGGGCCGGGTGATGGCCGTCTCGGCGCTCACCGGCATCGGCGGCGTCGGCAAGACCACCCTCGCCGTACATGTCGCGCACGCCGCCCATGTGCACTTCCCGGACGGCCAGCTCTACGTGGACCTCCAGGGCGTCGGGCACTCCCCGTCCGACCCGGAAGCGGTGCTCGGCGCGTTCCTGCGCGCGCTGGGGACGCCGGGCGCGGCCATCCCCGACGGCATCGAGGAACGGGCCGCCCTCTACCGCTCGGCCCTCGCCGGGCGCCGGCTGCTGGTCCTGCTCGACAACGCCCGCGACGCCGCCCAGGTCCGCCCGCTGCTGCCCGGTACGGACGGCTGCGCGGCGCTGATCACCAGCCGCGTCCGGATGATAGACCTGGCCGGCGCGCACCTGGTCGACCTGGACGTGATGAGCCCTGAGGAAGCGTTCACCCTCTTCGCGCTCATCGTCGGCGAGGAGCGCGTGAACGCCGAGCGCGAGGCGTCCATGGACGTGGTCGGCGCCTGCGGTTTCCTGCCGCTGGCCATCCGTATCGCCGCGTCCCGGCTGGCCGCCCGCCGCACCTGGACCGTCTCGATCCTCGCCCGCAAGCTGGCCGACGAGCGCCGCAGGCTGGACGAGCTGCGCGCCGGCGACCTCGCCGTGAACTCCACCTTCGAACTGGGCTACAAACAACTGGAGCCCCGCCAGGCGCGGGCCTTCCGCCTCCTGGGCCTCGCCGACGGCCCCGACATCTCGCTGGCCGCCGCGGCCGCCCTCCTCGACATGGACACCGACGACGCCGAGGACCTCCTCGAATCGCTCGTCGACACCTCCCTCCTGGAGTCCGCCGCCCCCGGCCGCTACCGCTTCCACGACCTGGTGCACCTCTACGCCCGCTCCTGCGCGGAGCGCGACGAGCAGCCGGCCGAGGAGCGCGACGCGGCCCTGGCCCGGCTGCTGGACTTCTACCTGGCCACCGCCGCCCACATGTACGCGCTGGAGCGCCCCGGTGACCGCCTGGCCGACTACACGGAGACGCCGCACTACCCGGGCTTGACCTTCGCCGACCGCACCGAGGCACTGAGCTGGCTCTTCAACGAAACGCGCTGCCTGATCGCCTGCGCGCTGCAGAACACCGGCGAGAAGGTGCTGCGGCGCGCCGTCGACCTGTTGCTGCTGACCCGGGACATGGCCGAGTCCGGCGCCAACAACCGCCAGTACGAGCAGGCCAATCTCGCCCTGCTGGCCGCTGCGCGCCGAGCCGGCGACCAGCATGCGGAAGGCCGAGCCCACTGGTCGCTGGCACCCATCTACATCCAGTCCGGACGGCTCACCGAGGCGGACGAGCATGCCAAGCTGGCCACCTTGCTGGGACTCGCCGCCGAGGACCCCTTCTCCGCCTCCAACGGCCCCAACGACCGCGGCATCATCGCCAGCATCCAACGCCGCTTCGACGCGGCGGAGGGCTATCTGAATCAGGCCCTGCTCGCCTTCCGCGAGAACAACAACAAGCAGTCCGAGGCCAGCGCGCTGTGCAACCTCTCGCGCCTGCACCTGGACACCGGGCGCACCGAGAGCGCCATCCAGCTCGCCGAGCAGGGCATCACCGCCCTCCGCGAGGTCGGTGCCACCCGCCGCCTCGGCAACGGCATGTACGCGCTGGGCATCGCGCTGACGCTGGCCGGCAGACTGGACGAGGCCGCCCAGCAACTGACCGAGGCGCTCGTCATCTTCCGCGACAGCCGGCAGCGGTTCTGGGAGGGCATGACGTACCTCCGGCTCGCCGAGGTCGACCTGGCGGCCCACCGCCCGGCCAACGCGGCCAACTACGCCGAGCAGGCGCTGTCCGCCCTGCGGGGGCTCGGCGGCGGCCGCTGGCGGGCGGACGCGCTGACGACGCTGGGGCACGCCCTGAACCAGATCGGGCACACCGGCCGCGCGAAGGTCTGCTGGCAGGAAGTCGTGACCATTCACGAGCAGATGGGCCTCCCCGTGGACGGGGAGATACACCATCTCGCAGCCCCCGTCGCGCTGGTGTAA
- a CDS encoding laminin G codes for MSSQNQARKDDDRNIVKPLDSHRPIQPQDSHRPIQPQTVDSHRPIKPEDSHRPIVPMDSHRPIQPETVDSHRPIQPEDSHRPIQPMDSHRPIQPMDSHRPIQPEDSHRPIIDGPLTAEDGSVVVLDEGTVPVAEPK; via the coding sequence GTGAGCTCTCAGAATCAGGCTCGGAAGGACGACGACAGGAACATCGTCAAACCGCTGGACAGTCACCGGCCCATTCAGCCGCAGGACAGCCACCGGCCCATTCAGCCGCAGACCGTCGACAGCCACCGGCCGATCAAGCCGGAGGACAGTCACCGGCCCATCGTGCCCATGGACAGCCACCGGCCGATCCAGCCGGAGACCGTCGACAGCCACCGGCCCATCCAGCCGGAGGACAGTCACCGGCCCATCCAGCCCATGGACAGCCACCGGCCCATCCAGCCCATGGACAGCCACCGGCCCATCCAGCCGGAGGACAGTCACCGGCCGATCATCGACGGTCCGCTGACCGCGGAGGACGGCAGTGTCGTCGTGCTGGACGAGGGCACCGTGCCCGTGGCCGAGCCGAAGTAG
- a CDS encoding class I adenylate-forming enzyme family protein, whose product MFEPDRVRSLWELMEYRAELSPRQPMFFDETTGGSGQAVTFGEVRDRALRLAAGFHGLGIGAGTRVLWQLPTWPLTVAVSLALARLGAVQIPVLHLHREREVGFALRQSGAAYAIVPGEWRGHDYAGTARKAAPAGVRVLSVADGLPEAAPGSGDALPDFVRPDSTPTWIYYTSGTTAAPKGVEHTDGSLLAGGIGLATALGTTDADTGSIAFPYAHIAGPDYVIAMLLGGFPAVVLDTFEPAAAVEAYRRHGVTMAGGSTAFYQAFLGEARRRRAHAGPGPAVPLVPTLRLLSGGGAPLPPELYHAAGRELECAVVHGYGMTECSMIAMGTPYDSDEQLAHTVGKPVTGARVRIARPDGGEARPGEAGEITVRGPMVCRGYTDPALTAGAFDADGWFRTGDLGLLRTDGHLVITGRLKDIVIRKGENISAQEVEELIRTHPAVGEVAVIGLPDRERGERVCAVVTLAQPEVAGLTLGALTAHLRRAGLMPQKLPEQLEILDALPRGGPLNKVLKGALRERFGAR is encoded by the coding sequence GTGTTCGAGCCCGATCGTGTGCGGTCGCTGTGGGAACTGATGGAGTACCGGGCGGAGCTGTCCCCGCGGCAGCCGATGTTCTTCGACGAGACCACCGGCGGCTCCGGGCAGGCCGTCACCTTCGGGGAGGTACGGGACCGGGCGCTGCGGCTGGCGGCCGGGTTCCACGGGCTGGGGATCGGGGCCGGTACGCGCGTCCTGTGGCAGTTGCCCACCTGGCCCCTGACCGTCGCGGTGTCCCTCGCGCTGGCCCGGCTCGGCGCCGTACAGATACCCGTCCTGCACCTGCACCGGGAGCGTGAAGTCGGCTTCGCGCTGCGGCAGTCGGGCGCAGCGTACGCGATCGTGCCGGGCGAGTGGCGCGGCCACGACTACGCGGGCACGGCGCGGAAGGCGGCGCCCGCCGGTGTGCGGGTGCTCTCCGTCGCCGACGGGCTGCCGGAAGCCGCGCCCGGCTCCGGGGACGCGCTGCCGGACTTCGTACGGCCGGACAGCACCCCGACGTGGATCTACTACACCTCCGGCACGACCGCCGCCCCCAAGGGGGTCGAGCACACCGACGGCTCGCTCCTCGCGGGCGGCATCGGGCTGGCCACCGCGCTGGGCACGACCGACGCGGACACCGGCTCGATCGCCTTCCCGTACGCGCACATCGCCGGGCCCGACTACGTGATCGCGATGCTGCTCGGCGGCTTCCCGGCCGTCGTGCTGGACACGTTCGAACCGGCGGCGGCGGTCGAGGCGTACCGGCGGCACGGAGTCACCATGGCGGGCGGCAGCACGGCCTTCTACCAGGCGTTCCTCGGCGAGGCCCGCCGGCGCCGGGCGCATGCCGGGCCGGGTCCCGCGGTCCCGCTCGTCCCCACGCTGCGGCTGCTGTCCGGCGGCGGGGCGCCGCTGCCGCCGGAGCTGTACCACGCGGCGGGCCGGGAGCTGGAGTGCGCGGTGGTGCACGGGTACGGGATGACGGAGTGCTCCATGATCGCGATGGGCACGCCGTACGACAGCGACGAGCAGTTGGCGCACACCGTGGGCAAGCCGGTGACCGGGGCCCGCGTCCGGATCGCCCGGCCGGACGGCGGTGAGGCGCGGCCCGGCGAGGCGGGCGAGATCACGGTACGCGGGCCGATGGTCTGCCGCGGCTACACCGATCCGGCGCTGACGGCCGGGGCGTTCGACGCGGACGGCTGGTTCCGCACCGGAGACCTGGGATTGCTGCGTACGGACGGGCACCTCGTGATCACCGGGCGGCTCAAGGACATCGTCATCAGGAAGGGCGAGAACATCTCCGCCCAGGAGGTCGAGGAGCTGATCCGTACGCACCCGGCGGTGGGCGAGGTGGCGGTGATCGGCCTGCCGGACCGGGAGCGGGGGGAGCGGGTGTGCGCGGTGGTGACTCTCGCGCAGCCTGAGGTGGCGGGTTTGACGCTCGGGGCGCTCACCGCTCATCTGCGGCGGGCGGGGCTGATGCCGCAGAAGCTGCCGGAGCAGTTGGAGATCCTGGACGCGCTGCCGCGGGGCGGCCCCTTGAACAAGGTGCTCAAGGGGGCCCTGCGGGAGCGGTTCGGGGCACGGTGA